The genomic DNA TCTTACCGTTTTCGGAAAGGTCGTTGCAGGCGGCTATCCTTCTGCGGGAGGTCTCGGTGGAAAAAGAGAATTCATGAAGTATCTTTCGGCAGGACTTCAAACTGGAACAAAGAAGGCATTGATCGGCGGGACTATGGCTGCGAATCCTTTAAGTTCAGCCGCCGGTTACTTCACTCTTACCGAAATTGAAAAACAGAAAGCCTGCGAAAAATCCGGAAGAGCTGGAGATCGCATCACCGCCGGATTGCAAAAATTGATCAAAAAATACGATCTACCTTTCGTTGCATTCAATCAAGGTTCCATTTGCCATCTGGAAACGGTCGGGACAATGCTGCTGGATATCGACATAAGGAAATTCTGGAAGATTAAAAGAACGATTCGCGAAGCTCATGAAAGAAAGAAGGCGATGGAAGAAATGGGCGCCGCTTATACGGCGGAAGGCCTAGTAACATTAGCGGGAAGCCGACTTTATACGAGCGCCTCGGATACCGACGCGGTGATCGACGAAGCTCTAAAACGTTTTGAAAAAGTATTTCAAAAGGTCGAAGGGGTTACGGCGAAGAAATAATTTACGATTCGCTTCGTTGAATACGATTCGGAGAACAATATGAAAATCGATAAGGCAAAAAAACTTGTTCGCGACACCGGAATACGATTACTAAAAGCCGGTCTGATTGCGAGAAGCTGGGGAAATATCAGTCAGAGAATCGACGAAGATCATTTCGTAATCACTCCGACTGGGAGAACCTACGAAGATTTGAAACCGGACGAAATCGTTCAGGTAAATAGACACGACCTGACACACACAGGTCGAATCAAACCATCTTACGAAAAGGGTTTGCATGCAGCGGCTTACAAACTCCGATCGGATATCGGCGCGGTTATTCATACGCACCAATTGCAAGCCTCTGTCGTTGCGGCCGCTCATCGGGAAATCCCCGTCCTGGATAACGAGATGAAGAAAGTAATCGGAGGACCAATTTACTGCACATCTTATTCCTTACCGGGAACCAAAAAGTTAATCCGAATGGCAATCGAAGCATTGGATCGTTCCGGCAGCAAAGCGGTGCTCCTTGCAAATCATGGGACGCTCTGTATCGGTCAGGACATGGAAGATGCGTTTAACGTGGCTCTAGTTTTAGAGCGGATTTGTAAGACGTTCATCGAGCGGGAGTTTTTAAAGGTCTCCGGAAAAAGAAACGCTAGTCGTGAATCGATCCGCGACTGGTACGTGCAAAACTTCGGAGTCGAGGTTAAAGCATGAAATTTCCGGAAAGTCCGTTAGAATTGCAAACCGTTTTACCTCAGTTCGTTAAGGAAGGTATCTTATCAAAGGGGGGTTGTGCGAGCGTAAAAATCGGGCGAAGCATTTGGATCACGCCCAAGAAAGTGGATCTTATCGCTTTAGGGAAAAAAAGTAAAAACGGACTCTTCGAAATTCCTTTAGTCGACGCACAGGTTTTTCCTAACGACGTCCCGGAGGAAGCGGCCGCTCATATCGCTCTCTACTTAGCAAGACCCGAATTTAACGTGATTATCCATTCAATGCAAGAAAATATCCTTACTTGCTCTATCGCCGGTGAAACGGTTCGACCGTTTTTAGACGACATGGCCCAGATCGTAGGACCTAACGCGAAAGTGCATTCGCTCGGATTCGAAAAGAAGGCAATAAAGGAATTAATCAACGCGATTAAAAGAAGAAATGCGGTTCTCCTTAAGGGCAACGGAGCTCTTTGCGCTCACGGAACGGTCGATGACGTACATGCGGTTTGCCAAGTCTTGGAAAAAACCTGTAAAGCGTACGTCGACTCCAGAATACTAGGAGGCGGAAAGCCTGTGCCTTGGTTGGAGGCCGAAGTGATCCGATTCGTTTATCAAAGAAAATATTCCAAACAAGCCGAAAAGAATCGTTAAATTTCAAAATCTTTTGCGCATCATTTTCTCACAGAAGAATTTCCAGCTATCTAAATGTTAGATTTCGAAATTATCGACTTTTCCACGTTTCGCGGGCATAGAATCCGCCATGGTTATCGCGGATAGGTTGTCTTTATTGGACATATTCCTTATCGTTTTCTCCGCGTTTATATTGTTTATAAAACCAAGCTGAGAAGCAGTGTCGATTGCAAGGCGATAGAATTCGATTTCTTTCAGGCCTATATTCTCAAAATTTAAAATTTCAGAGTCAAATTAAAAGGGTTTACTGAACCAAAAGTGTTCGTAATTTCTTCCTGACTTATTATACTGAATTAACGACTGAAATCTCTTATGAAAGAGAGATCGATACGGAAACCTAAAATGAGTATGGTTTATCTATGCTCTATCCTTATAAAAGAAGTAAGCATATGAACGATGTTCTGAAATTTCATACTATCAACGAGTATAACATTTTGAACGGGCAAAAAACCAGGCACCCGCTTGTTAACGTAATTCACTTATCAAAAGCCAAGCCCAGGAAACATCGTCGTATGTACTTCGGTTTTTATACTATTTTTTTAAAGCAGGTAAAATGTGGCGACCTCCGGTATGGACGCCATACTTACGATTATCAGGAAGGAACATTGGCATTCCTTGCTCCCGGTCAGGTGCTCGGTGAGAATAATAATGAATATTATGAACCGCAGGGATATGCGTTAGTATTTCATCAAGACCTGATTCACGGTACGTCTTTAGGGCGACACATTCGTGATTACACATTTTTTTCCTACGACGTACACGAGGCTCTTCATCTATCCGAAGAAGAACTCCAAATCGTTATTGACTGCTTCTCCAAAATCGAATTTGAACTGAAGCATTCAGTCGATAAACATAGTGATAGGCTGATAGTAACGAATATAGAGCTGTTCCTGAATTATTGCATGCGCTTTTACGAGCGGCAATTCGTTACCCGCGACGAGGCGCATAAGGGAATTTTAGAGAAGTTCGAAAATCTGCTGAACGAATATTTCCAGTCCGATAAACCTCGGACTATCGGATTGCCTTCCGTAGGCTATTTTGCGGAAGCGTTAGATCTTTCCGCCAACTACTTTGGGGATTTGATCAAAAAAGAAACCGGCAATTCCGCGAAAGATCACATACAATCGAAATTGATAGACATAGCCAAAGAGAAAATCTTTGAACCGGATAAATCGGTCAATGATATCGCCTATGAATTGGGATTCAAATATCCGCAACATTTCATCCGATTTTTCAAACAAAGAATCGGGTATACGCCGAACAAATACCGAGCCCTTTAAGTACTTTGGAATTCGGGAACGATTTTCGCATAGATTCCAATTATAAATCCATTCCATATAACTTAATTTAAGTATAATATTTTTGCATCTTCATAAAAAGAGATCCACTTTTTATGAAGATGCCCGCTACGATTTTAGATTTCTAATTGGCGACCGAATTCAAAGTTAGTAGGGTTCGTCTCCATGAAGATTCGGTTAATTCTCACCCTTTGCATTTCGTTTATCGCTTCTTGGACTACTAACTGTAGTCCTTCCGTAAACCAATCGATCCCGCTCCTATCGATTTTTTCCGGTACGCAATTTAACAGTTTGATACCAAATCATTTAAATCGATCGTTGAGTCTTAACGCCAACCTTCATAATCTAGACTATGTAGATACGAGCGAAGAGATCGGCATCGTTATCGGAGAAAAATCATACGCCGGTCAAATCGACAAGATCTTCTTAGACGGTCTTGGCAGAGAAGTTTACTTCCGCGGCTTTAATATCTCCGGAAATGCCAAGCTTGTCCAGCATGGCTTTAAGCCCTTTCAAAACGAAGCCGATGCCGAGATCGCGTTCGGAAGACTGGGCCAGACAACCGGCGCAAACATGATTCGATTTATTGTAGCGTGGGAAGGTACGCACCCTGCGGTGGATACGATGGATTACGCCTATTTGGATTCGATTATTGCCCAAATTCGAAAGGCTACACAAAAGAAACTTTATATTCTTCTGGATTTTCATCAGGACTTATTTTCAAGGAATCTATTTAATAAAAGCTCCTGGTATACGGGAAACGGTGCGCCGGCTTGGATTATCGCCGGCGGATCCTACCCTTCCGAATATTGCGGAATTATTTGCGCAAGCTGGAGTCAAAACAATCTGACCAACGAAGCCATTCGGAGAGCTTTCAGGAATTTTTGGAACGATTCGACTCTAAATACGGCGCTTGGAACCAGAACGATGCAGGAAGAATTTCTTTGGCAGCTCGGAAAAACCGCGGCATATTTAAAGGCTCAACTGACTCCTGCGGAATTCGCTTATATTCTGGGAATAGACCCGTTCAACGAACCTGTTGACGGAGGAATGCAGGGATTAACCCCCGCCCAGTGGGATAATCAAAAACTTTGGCCTTTCTATAATAAAGTTCGTCAAAGTTTGAACCAAAATGGATGGGATTCCAAATGGGTATATGCTGAACCATTAGTTTTTTGGAATACGAATATAGGCGCCATCGCTCCTGCCACGGGCGGCGGACATTTGACTACTCTTCCGGGACCGGGATTTGTTTTCAATTCTCACTTTTATGACGCTGCACGGATGGGCACCG from Leptospira fainei serovar Hurstbridge str. BUT 6 includes the following:
- a CDS encoding class II aldolase/adducin family protein — its product is MKIDKAKKLVRDTGIRLLKAGLIARSWGNISQRIDEDHFVITPTGRTYEDLKPDEIVQVNRHDLTHTGRIKPSYEKGLHAAAYKLRSDIGAVIHTHQLQASVVAAAHREIPVLDNEMKKVIGGPIYCTSYSLPGTKKLIRMAIEALDRSGSKAVLLANHGTLCIGQDMEDAFNVALVLERICKTFIEREFLKVSGKRNASRESIRDWYVQNFGVEVKA
- a CDS encoding class II aldolase/adducin family protein, whose protein sequence is MKFPESPLELQTVLPQFVKEGILSKGGCASVKIGRSIWITPKKVDLIALGKKSKNGLFEIPLVDAQVFPNDVPEEAAAHIALYLARPEFNVIIHSMQENILTCSIAGETVRPFLDDMAQIVGPNAKVHSLGFEKKAIKELINAIKRRNAVLLKGNGALCAHGTVDDVHAVCQVLEKTCKAYVDSRILGGGKPVPWLEAEVIRFVYQRKYSKQAEKNR
- a CDS encoding helix-turn-helix domain-containing protein, whose amino-acid sequence is MNDVLKFHTINEYNILNGQKTRHPLVNVIHLSKAKPRKHRRMYFGFYTIFLKQVKCGDLRYGRHTYDYQEGTLAFLAPGQVLGENNNEYYEPQGYALVFHQDLIHGTSLGRHIRDYTFFSYDVHEALHLSEEELQIVIDCFSKIEFELKHSVDKHSDRLIVTNIELFLNYCMRFYERQFVTRDEAHKGILEKFENLLNEYFQSDKPRTIGLPSVGYFAEALDLSANYFGDLIKKETGNSAKDHIQSKLIDIAKEKIFEPDKSVNDIAYELGFKYPQHFIRFFKQRIGYTPNKYRAL
- a CDS encoding glycoside hydrolase family 5 protein: MKIRLILTLCISFIASWTTNCSPSVNQSIPLLSIFSGTQFNSLIPNHLNRSLSLNANLHNLDYVDTSEEIGIVIGEKSYAGQIDKIFLDGLGREVYFRGFNISGNAKLVQHGFKPFQNEADAEIAFGRLGQTTGANMIRFIVAWEGTHPAVDTMDYAYLDSIIAQIRKATQKKLYILLDFHQDLFSRNLFNKSSWYTGNGAPAWIIAGGSYPSEYCGIICASWSQNNLTNEAIRRAFRNFWNDSTLNTALGTRTMQEEFLWQLGKTAAYLKAQLTPAEFAYILGIDPFNEPVDGGMQGLTPAQWDNQKLWPFYNKVRQSLNQNGWDSKWVYAEPLVFWNTNIGAIAPATGGGHLTTLPGPGFVFNSHFYDAARMGTDLTGIDNATYFKYLDDIRKESRFEQIPVFLSEFGMWLKAVGAKDTPRMISAVYQAMEISDGQQTTKTRYADFYNPVVSGTEWHWDYYYNNHHEYMNNNASKLITSKDAWNNEDFSVVGNYGTTFNVDNYTIQRAYPRRSQGEILSFYYNTVGFDSWNNVFEWGGIRAESAGPTYFSDRRFIIVIWKGRKSEAPTEIFLPPHFSAQDVILITDKRIYNKGLPNSIQNENAEAILVQDRNRQSGSGNLLILWDDLASGEDSDTSIHFAIAIDAANISFNDSVLLNLQNSLKTKIQMNNQSPVYMTGKMTYGGYPSE